The following coding sequences are from one Gossypium raimondii isolate GPD5lz chromosome 4, ASM2569854v1, whole genome shotgun sequence window:
- the LOC105767241 gene encoding 60S acidic ribosomal protein P2A isoform X2, translating to MKVVAAYLLAVPGSKTNPSAADIKKILASGTFNPNLYLFSCFYFLLSVFIGAEADDDKIQLLLYEMKGKDVTELIASGREKLASVPCGGGVGVVAAAPGAGAAAAATPAAAEAKKEEKVEEKAESSDDDMGFSLFD from the exons ATGAAGGTTGTTGCTGCATATTTGTTAGCTGTACCGGGAAGCAAAACCAACCCATCAGCTGCTGATATTAAAAAAATCCTTGCTTCCGGTACCTTTAACCCAAACCTTTACCTTTTTTCTtgcttttatttccttttatctGTTTTCA TTGGAGCTGAAGCTGATGATGACAAGATTCAACTTCTATTGTATGAGATGAAGGGAAAAGATGTGACGGAACTTATTGCATCTGGGAGGGAAAAGCTTGCCTCAGTTCCCTGTGGTGGAGGTGTTGGCGTAGTAGCCGCCGCACCTGGGGCAGGTGCTGCTGCTGCCGCCACTCCAGCTGCAGCTGAGGctaagaaagaagagaaagtgGAGGAGAAAGCGGAATCCTCGGACGAT GATATGGGCTTCAGTCTCTTCGATTGA
- the LOC105767241 gene encoding 60S acidic ribosomal protein P2B isoform X4, whose translation MKVVAAYLLAVPGSKTNPSAADIKKILASVGAEADDDKIQLLLYEMKGKDVTELIASGREKLASVPCGGGVAAAEAKKEEKVEEKAESSDDDMGFSLFD comes from the exons ATGAAGGTTGTTGCTGCATATTTGTTAGCTGTACCGGGAAGCAAAACCAACCCATCAGCTGCTGATATTAAAAAAATCCTTGCTTCCG TTGGAGCTGAAGCTGATGATGACAAGATTCAACTTCTATTGTATGAGATGAAGGGAAAAGATGTGACGGAACTTATTGCATCTGGGAGGGAAAAGCTTGCCTCAGTTCCCTGTGGTGGAGGTGTTG CTGCAGCTGAGGctaagaaagaagagaaagtgGAGGAGAAAGCGGAATCCTCGGACGAT GATATGGGCTTCAGTCTCTTCGATTGA
- the LOC105767241 gene encoding 60S acidic ribosomal protein P2A isoform X1 gives MKVVAAYLLAVPGSKTNPSAADIKKILASGTFNPNLYLFSCFYFLLSVFSIFGAEADDDKIQLLLYEMKGKDVTELIASGREKLASVPCGGGVGVVAAAPGAGAAAAATPAAAEAKKEEKVEEKAESSDDDMGFSLFD, from the exons ATGAAGGTTGTTGCTGCATATTTGTTAGCTGTACCGGGAAGCAAAACCAACCCATCAGCTGCTGATATTAAAAAAATCCTTGCTTCCGGTACCTTTAACCCAAACCTTTACCTTTTTTCTtgcttttatttccttttatctGTTTTCAGTATCT TTGGAGCTGAAGCTGATGATGACAAGATTCAACTTCTATTGTATGAGATGAAGGGAAAAGATGTGACGGAACTTATTGCATCTGGGAGGGAAAAGCTTGCCTCAGTTCCCTGTGGTGGAGGTGTTGGCGTAGTAGCCGCCGCACCTGGGGCAGGTGCTGCTGCTGCCGCCACTCCAGCTGCAGCTGAGGctaagaaagaagagaaagtgGAGGAGAAAGCGGAATCCTCGGACGAT GATATGGGCTTCAGTCTCTTCGATTGA
- the LOC105767241 gene encoding 60S acidic ribosomal protein P2A isoform X3: MKVVAAYLLAVPGSKTNPSAADIKKILASVGAEADDDKIQLLLYEMKGKDVTELIASGREKLASVPCGGGVGVVAAAPGAGAAAAATPAAAEAKKEEKVEEKAESSDDDMGFSLFD; the protein is encoded by the exons ATGAAGGTTGTTGCTGCATATTTGTTAGCTGTACCGGGAAGCAAAACCAACCCATCAGCTGCTGATATTAAAAAAATCCTTGCTTCCG TTGGAGCTGAAGCTGATGATGACAAGATTCAACTTCTATTGTATGAGATGAAGGGAAAAGATGTGACGGAACTTATTGCATCTGGGAGGGAAAAGCTTGCCTCAGTTCCCTGTGGTGGAGGTGTTGGCGTAGTAGCCGCCGCACCTGGGGCAGGTGCTGCTGCTGCCGCCACTCCAGCTGCAGCTGAGGctaagaaagaagagaaagtgGAGGAGAAAGCGGAATCCTCGGACGAT GATATGGGCTTCAGTCTCTTCGATTGA